The following proteins are encoded in a genomic region of Hypanus sabinus isolate sHypSab1 chromosome 19, sHypSab1.hap1, whole genome shotgun sequence:
- the LOC132377670 gene encoding uncharacterized protein LOC132377670 isoform X2, producing the protein MVRVTHKMLQELSRSGSVYRQSNTYKMLQELSRSDSVYGQSNTHKMLEELSRSDSVYGQSNIQDAAGTQQVRQCLDRVTHTRCCRNSAGQTVSMDRVTHKVLEEFSRSDSVYGQSNTHKMLEELSRSDSVYGQSNIQDAAGTQQVRQCLDRVTHTRCCRNSAGQAVSMDRVTHKMLQELSRSDSVYGQSNTHKMLQELSRSGSVYGQGNTHKMLQELSRSNSVYGQSNTHKMLQELSRSDSVYGQSNTYKMLQELSMSGSVYGQGNTHKMLQELSRSGSVYGQGKTQNAAGTQQVRQCLWTE; encoded by the exons atggtcagagtaacacacaaaatgctgcaggaactcagcaggtcaggcagtgtctatagacagagtaacacatacaagatgctgcaggaactcagcaggtcagacagtgtctatggacagagtaacacacacaaaatgctggaggaactcagcaggtcagacagtgtctatggacagagtaacatacaagatgctgcaggaactcagcaggtcagacagtgtctggacagagtaacacatacaagatgctgcaggaactcagcag gtcagacagtgtctatggacagagtaacacacaaggtgctggaggaattcagcaggtcagacagtgtctatggacagagtaacacacacaaaatgctggaggaactcagcaggtcagacagtgtctatggacagagtaacatacaagatgctgcaggaactcagcaggtcagacagtgtctggacagagtaacacatacaagatgctgcaggaactcagcaggtcaggcagtgtctatggacagggtaacacacaaaatgctgcaggaactcagcaggtcagacagtgtctatggacagagtaacacacacaaaatgctgcaggaactcagcaggtcaggcagtgtctatggacagggtaacacacacaaaatgctgcaggaactcagcaggtcaaacagtgtctatggacagagtaacacacacaaaatgctgcaggaactcagcaggtcagacagtgtctatggacagagtaacacatacaagatgctgcaggaactcagcat gtcaggcagtgtctatggacagggtaacacacacaaaatgctgcaggaactcagcaggtcaggcagtgtctatggacagggtaaaacacaaaatgctgcaggaactcagcaggtcagacagtgtctatggacagagtaa
- the LOC132377670 gene encoding uncharacterized protein LOC132377670 isoform X1, producing the protein MDRVTHTRCCRNSAGQTVSMDRVIHTRCCRNSAGQAVSMDRVTHTKCCRNSAGQTVSMVRVTHKMLQELSRSGSVYRQSNTYKMLQELSRSDSVYGQSNTHKMLEELSRSDSVYGQSNIQDAAGTQQVRQCLDRVTHTRCCRNSAGQTVSMDRVTHKVLEEFSRSDSVYGQSNTHKMLEELSRSDSVYGQSNIQDAAGTQQVRQCLDRVTHTRCCRNSAGQAVSMDRVTHKMLQELSRSDSVYGQSNTHKMLQELSRSGSVYGQGNTHKMLQELSRSNSVYGQSNTHKMLQELSRSDSVYGQSNTYKMLQELSMSDRVWTE; encoded by the exons atggacagagtaacacatacaagatgctgcaggaactcagcaggtcagacagtgtctatggacagagtaatacatacaagatgctgcaggaactcagcaggtcaggcagtgtctatggacagagtaacacacacaaaatgctgcaggaactcagcaggtcagacagtgtctatggtcagagtaacacacaaaatgctgcaggaactcagcaggtcaggcagtgtctatagacagagtaacacatacaagatgctgcaggaactcagcaggtcagacagtgtctatggacagagtaacacacacaaaatgctggaggaactcagcaggtcagacagtgtctatggacagagtaacatacaagatgctgcaggaactcagcaggtcagacagtgtctggacagagtaacacatacaagatgctgcaggaactcagcag gtcagacagtgtctatggacagagtaacacacaaggtgctggaggaattcagcaggtcagacagtgtctatggacagagtaacacacacaaaatgctggaggaactcagcaggtcagacagtgtctatggacagagtaacatacaagatgctgcaggaactcagcaggtcagacagtgtctggacagagtaacacatacaagatgctgcaggaactcagcaggtcaggcagtgtctatggacagggtaacacacaaaatgctgcaggaactcagcaggtcagacagtgtctatggacagagtaacacacacaaaatgctgcaggaactcagcaggtcaggcagtgtctatggacagggtaacacacacaaaatgctgcaggaactcagcaggtcaaacagtgtctatggacagagtaacacacacaaaatgctgcaggaactcagcaggtcagacagtgtctatggacagagtaacacatacaagatgctgcaggaactcagcatgtcagacagagtctggacagagtaa